One window of Vitis riparia cultivar Riparia Gloire de Montpellier isolate 1030 chromosome 5, EGFV_Vit.rip_1.0, whole genome shotgun sequence genomic DNA carries:
- the LOC117914463 gene encoding transcription termination factor MTERF2, chloroplastic-like: MRMMVGFLRKALMLQVRFTLTASPTPQSLHFLLYHLYPFSSSSTSISTSEKSHPFTVSYLVNSCGLSHKDALSASKYIYFEAPEKPNSVLAFFNSHGFSKAQTSKIVKTEPQLLLSDPDKTLLPKLQFFYSKGASKPDVAKIVASSPAIMRRSLENQIIPSYNFFKDFLQSDRMAITVVKRFSRILLFDIHTYVASNMNALQEFGVPKSNIAGLLRNQPMAFMVRPNLFRENLEEVKKMGFNPSQMKFVIAVQAIRAGGKSSWERKIDIYKSWGWSEEEIRLAFTKSPWCMIYSEDKIMTTMDFFVNKMGRESSLIARRPVLISHSLEKRIIPRYSVVQVLLSKGLIDKDLSLPTVFQSTEKMFLHKFVNVYKEEAPQLMKLYQEKINLSEKQDFLQAGSGNCRMSTL; the protein is encoded by the coding sequence ATGAGGATGATGGTTGGCTTCCTTCGCAAAGCCCTTATGCTCCAGGTGAGGTTTACTCTCACAGCTTCACCAACCCCACAAAGCTTGCATTTTCTTCTCTACCACCTCTACCcattctcatcttcttccacaTCCATTTCAACTTCTGAAAAATCACACCCATTCACTGTGTCTTACCTCGTTAACTCATGCGGCCTCTCTCATAAAGATGCTCTATCAGCTTCCAAATACATCTACTTTGAAGCCCCCGAAAAACCCAATTCTGTCCTTGCCTTCTTCAACAGCCACGGCTTCTCTAAAGCCCAAACCTCAAAAATCGTCAAAACAGAACCTCAACTCCTCTTATCCGATCCCGACAAAACCCTTTTACccaaactccaatttttttacTCCAAAGGCGCTTCCAAGCCTGACGTTGCCAAGATCGTAGCCTCTTCCCCAGCCATCATGAGACGAAGCTTGGAAAATCAAATCATCCCATCTTATAACTTCTTCAAAGATTTTCTCCAATCCGACAGGATGGCAATTACTGTTGTTAAACGCTTTTCCCGGATTCTACTATTTGATATTCACACCTATGTAGCATCTAATATGAATGCGTTACAAGAATTTGGAGTACCCAAATCAAATATTGCAGGATTGCTAAGGAATCAGCCTATGGCATTCATGGTGAGGCCAAATCTGTTTAGGGAGAATTTGGAGGAAGTAAAGAAAATGGGATTTAATCCTTCACAAATGAAGTTTGTTATAGCAGTCCAAGCAATAAGAGCCGGGGGGAAATCTTCCTGGGAAAGGAAGATTGATATATATAAGAGTTGGGGTTGGTCTGAGGAAGAGATTCGGTTAGCCTTCACAAAGTCTCCCTGGTGTATGATATATTCTGAGGATAAAATAATGACAACAATGGATTTCTTTGTCAATAAAATGGGCAGGGAGTCTTCTTTGATTGCTCGCCGGCCCGTGCTTATCTCACACAGCTTGGAGAAGAGAATTATTCCTCGCTATTCAGTTGTTCAAGTTTTGTTGTCAAAGGGTTTGATTGATAAAGACTTGAGTCTGCCAACGGTGTTTCAGTCTACTGAAAAGATGTTTCTACACAAGTTTGTGAATGTTTACAAGGAGGAAGCTCCTCAGTTAATGAAACTTTATCAAGAGAAGATCAATCTTTCAGAAAAGCAAGATTTTCTTCAAGCAGGAAGTGGTAATTGTAGAATGTCCACAttatga
- the LOC117914106 gene encoding uncharacterized protein LOC117914106 isoform X2, translating into MRMMVGFLRKAPVLQEFGVPKSNIAGLLMNQPMAFMVRPNLFRENLEEVKKMGFNPSQMKFAIAIQAIRAGGKSSWERKIDIYKRWGWSEEEILLAFTKSPWCMIYSEDKIMATMDFFVNKMGRESSSIARRPQLISPSLEKRIIPRYSVVQVLLSKGLINKDFSLSAVFQSTEIMFLHKFVDVYKEEAPQLLNLYQEKLNLTKKQD; encoded by the exons ATGAGGATGATGGTTGGCTTCCTTCGCAAAGCCCCTGTGCTCCAG GAATTTGGAGTTCCCAAATCAAATATTGCAGGATTGCTAATGAATCAGCCTATGGCATTCATGGTGAGGCCAAATTTGTTTAGGGAGAATTTGGAGGAAGTAAAGAAAATGGGGTTTAATCCTTCACAAATGAAGTTTGCTATAGCAATCCAAGCAATAAGAGCGGGGGGGAAATCTTCCTGGGAAAGGAAGATTGATATATATAAGAGGTGGGGTTGGTCTGAGGAAGAGATTCTGTTAGCCTTTACAAAGTCTCCCTGGTGTATGATATATTCCGAGGATAAAATAATGGCAACAATGGATTTCTTTGTCAATAAAATGGGGAGGGAGTCTTCTTCGATTGCTCGTCGGCCCCAGCTTATCTCGCCCAGTTTGGAGAAGAGAATTATTCCCCGGTATTCAGTTGTTCAAGTTTTGTTGTCAAAGGGTTTGATTAATAAAGACTTCAGCCTGTCAGCAGTGTTTCAGTCTACTGAAATAATGTTTCTGCACAAGTTTGTGGATGTTTATAAGGAGGAAGCTCCTCAGTTATTGAACCTGTACCAGGAAAAACTCAATCTTACAAAAAAGCAAGATTGA
- the LOC117914106 gene encoding transcription termination factor MTERF2, chloroplastic-like isoform X1, with amino-acid sequence MRMMVGFLRKAPVLQVRFDLTASPTPQSLHFLLDHLYLFSSSSSTSISTSEKPHPFTVSYLINSCGLSHKDARSASKYVHFETPDKPNSVLALFNSHGFSKTQTSKIVKKEPQLLLSDPDKTLLPKLQFFYSKGASWPDIAKIVVCSPSILKRSLENQIIPSFNFFKDFLQSDKMAITVVKRFSRILLFDLHTYVASNMNALQEFGVPKSNIAGLLMNQPMAFMVRPNLFRENLEEVKKMGFNPSQMKFAIAIQAIRAGGKSSWERKIDIYKRWGWSEEEILLAFTKSPWCMIYSEDKIMATMDFFVNKMGRESSSIARRPQLISPSLEKRIIPRYSVVQVLLSKGLINKDFSLSAVFQSTEIMFLHKFVDVYKEEAPQLLNLYQEKLNLTKKQD; translated from the coding sequence ATGAGGATGATGGTTGGCTTCCTTCGCAAAGCCCCTGTGCTCCAGGTGAGGTTTGATCTCACAGCTTCTCCAACCCCACAAAGCTTGCATTTTCTTCTCGACCACCTCTACCTattctcatcttcttcttccacaTCCATTTCAACTTCTGAAAAACCACACCCATTCACTGTGTCTTATCTCATAAACTCATGTGGCCTCTCTCATAAAGATGCTCGATCAGCTTCTAAATACGTTCACTTTGAAACCCCCGATAAACCCAATTCGGTCCTTGCCCTCTTCAACAGCCACGGGTTCTCCAAAACCCAAACCTCGAAAATCGTCAAAAAGGAACCTCAACTCCTCTTATCCGATCCCGACAAAACCCTTCTGCCCAAACTCCAATTTTTCTACTCCAAAGGCGCTTCCTGGCCTGACATTGCCAAGATCGTAGTCTGTTCCCCATCCATCTTGAAACGAAGCTTGGAAAATCAAATCATCCCatcttttaatttcttcaaagaTTTTCTTCAATCCGACAAGATGGCAATTACTGTTGTTAAACGCTTTTCCCGGATTCTACTATTTGATCTTCACACCTATGTGGCTTCTAATATGAATGCGTTGCAGGAATTTGGAGTTCCCAAATCAAATATTGCAGGATTGCTAATGAATCAGCCTATGGCATTCATGGTGAGGCCAAATTTGTTTAGGGAGAATTTGGAGGAAGTAAAGAAAATGGGGTTTAATCCTTCACAAATGAAGTTTGCTATAGCAATCCAAGCAATAAGAGCGGGGGGGAAATCTTCCTGGGAAAGGAAGATTGATATATATAAGAGGTGGGGTTGGTCTGAGGAAGAGATTCTGTTAGCCTTTACAAAGTCTCCCTGGTGTATGATATATTCCGAGGATAAAATAATGGCAACAATGGATTTCTTTGTCAATAAAATGGGGAGGGAGTCTTCTTCGATTGCTCGTCGGCCCCAGCTTATCTCGCCCAGTTTGGAGAAGAGAATTATTCCCCGGTATTCAGTTGTTCAAGTTTTGTTGTCAAAGGGTTTGATTAATAAAGACTTCAGCCTGTCAGCAGTGTTTCAGTCTACTGAAATAATGTTTCTGCACAAGTTTGTGGATGTTTATAAGGAGGAAGCTCCTCAGTTATTGAACCTGTACCAGGAAAAACTCAATCTTACAAAAAAGCAAGATTGA